In Erigeron canadensis isolate Cc75 chromosome 1, C_canadensis_v1, whole genome shotgun sequence, a single window of DNA contains:
- the LOC122586070 gene encoding UPF0481 protein At3g47200-like yields MDPLSKMGENEWVMNVNEELENMGDSSTEMEQWKKRSIYRVPSSVTDLNKRAYKPQSVSFGPYHYGDPNLKSMEENKQRALLHFLKRYKKPFECYVEAVMGIVEDLKHAYGSLDHKWHQDTLGFVKMMILDGCFMLEILRASTTEDGDMGNAEDVDDYASNDPVFSKHGKLYIMPYLKRDMLMLENQLPMLLLYTLVAVTKHENDPHQHDEELVNKMVQKFCSPYTRVAKKGRCLHPLDIYRKSLLWENPHHKKKTLTKSYHRLVIEEGDEIVRSATELYEAGIRFRKSRTRSLKGISFEGGVLKLPPVMVDDATESLYLNLIAFERLHVGAGNEVTSYIFFMDNIIDNARDVSLLHSQGIIQNAIGSDKAVAKLFNSLSKDITLDPDSELDVVHKQVHSYCRKPWNEWRANLIHTYFRSPWAILSVLAAILLFALTIVQTVYTVFPPQ; encoded by the exons ATGGACCCACTAAGTAAAATGGGAGAAAATGAATGGGTGATGAATGTGAATGAAGAACTTGAGAACATGGGGGATTCATCGACGGAAATGGAGCAATGGAAGAAACGTTCAATCTACCGTGTTCCCTCTTCTGTGACCGACCTAAACAAAAGAGCATACAAGCCACAATCTGTATCATTCGGGCCATACCATTATGGAGACCCAAATTTAAAATCCATGGAAGAGAACAAACAGCGTGCTCTCCTTCACTTTTTGAAAAGATACAAGAAGCCTTTTGAATGTTATGTTGAAGCTGTAATGGGCATCGTAGAAGATCTCAAGCATGCATATGGTTCACTTGATCATAAATGGCATCAAGATACACTCGGGTTTGTAAAGATGATGATCTTGGATGGATGTTTCATGTTAGAAATCTTGCGTGCTTCCACTACCGAAGATGGTGATATGGGTAATGCAGAAGATGTTGATGATTATGCTTCCAATGATCCGGTTTTCAGCAAACATGGAAAGCTTTATATCATGCCTTACCTCAAACGTGATATGCTCATGCTCGAAAACCAGTTACCCATGTTGCTTCTTTACACGCTTGTTGCTGTTACAAAACACGAAAACGACCCACACCAG CATGATGAAGAGCTTGTAAACAAAATGGTGCAAAAATTCTGCTCACCCTACACTCGGGTCGCAAAAAAGGGGAGATGCCTGCATCCATTGGATATCTATCGAAAGAGCCTACTATGGGAGAATCCACACCACAAGAAGAAAACGCTTACAAAGTCCTACCATCGGTTAGTcatagaagaaggtgatgaGATTGTTAGATCAGCTACAGAGCTATATGAAGCAGGAATTCGATTCAGGAAAAGCAGAACAAGAAGCTTAAAAGGCATATCTTTTGAAGGTGGGGTCCTCAAGCTTCCGCCGGTAATGGTGGATGATGCAACTGAGTCACTGTACTTGAACCTGATAGCTTTTGAAAGACTTCATGTCGGGGCTGGAAATGAGGTGACTTCTTACATATTTTTCATGGATAATATCATTGATAATGCGAGGGACGTTAGTCTTTTGCATTCACAAGGTATAATCCAGAATGCAATTGGCAGTGATAAGGCAGTGGCTAAGCTGTTTAACTCATTATCAAAGGATATCACTTTGGATCCAGATAGTGAACTAGACGTCGTTCATAAGCAGGTTCATAGTTACTGCAGGAAGCCATGGAATGAGTGGCGTGCAAATCTCATACACACGTATTTCAGGAGCCCATGGGCGATTCTGTCAGTTCTTGCTGCAATTTTGCTTTTTGCACTCACTATTGTTCAAACAGTCTACACTGTTTTCCCTCCTCAATGA
- the LOC122591567 gene encoding putative F-box protein At1g47790, with the protein MRCVSKPWNAFLSQPCFIKSHLENSLHNNDEILLVFNEQFHWKSEPCIAHRTRSPVIKLFDLIKLPVDFPDPDKREEGTVIGSVNGLVCFSCREYNTHVIHIWNPSLSALMTLPPFAYPCPGYKHFFGFGFDPKTDDYKVVKLVKNETLRADPLFREWLQVEVYNGHDGHFHWLCAYVSEGIKLLKIVAFDLGEETSVRSLFQIPLPNLKQVGSLICTFSLEGFVWCHAPEVVYFKYG; encoded by the exons ATGAGGTGCGTTTCTAAACCATGGAATGCCTTTTTATCTCAACCTTGCTTCATAAAATCGCATCTTGAAAATTCACTACACAACAACGATGAAATTCTCTTGGTCTTTAACGAACAGTTTCATTGGAAGAGTGAACCATGCATAGCACACCGCACTAGATCTCCCgttatcaaactttttgatctcatTAAGTTACCTGTTGATTTCCCAGATCCTGATAAGCGTGAAGAGGGCACTGTTATTGGTTCAGTTAATGGCTTAGTATGTTTTTCTTGTAGAGAATATAATACTCATGTCATTCACATTTGGAACCCTTCTCTATCCGCTTTGATGACTCTCCCTCCATTTGCTTATCCCTGCCCTGGTTATAAACACTTTTTCGGGTTTGGGTTTGATCCCAAAACTGATGATTACAAAGTTGTTAAACTTGTGAAAAATGAGACACTGAGAGCTGATCCACTCTTTCGAGAATGGCTGCAAGTTGAGGTGTACA ATGGTCATGATGGACATTTCCATTGGCTTTGTGCTTATGTTTCTGAAGGGATTAAGCTCCTGAAGATAGTAGCATTTGATTTGGGTGAGGAGACGTCAGTGAGATCTCTCTTCCAGATTCCATTACCAAATTTGAAACAAGTCGGGTCATTAATATGTACATTTTCTCTGGAAGGCTTTGTGTGGTGTCACGCACCAGAGGTGGTGTATTTCAAGTATGGGTGA
- the LOC122601891 gene encoding protein SHORT ROOT IN SALT MEDIUM 1-like: MYPSRGNHSYGQQQQQQQQQQPYSAQSAYAQNLGPDGGDSQMSMSSRRAAILAAQPSAGNHYGGQYSSVYGSMGLSSSLQASGAGSKGSGSSALEARSGYGSAMQESRKYASGDYSVVSQKYGQKGELSDFPPGDRRQYVERADVNIVRDSLNEPATRFADSIGYGHHHHQADMYDRLDSASALRKELLQAQALQPASIEGSSRQSDYLAARMATVRHAGQELLPYSGRLDTDPNTLSMISGLSHRAQHAPSILGAAPRIEMDDLVYTHTSANPGYGVSLPPGRDYGSGKGLRSTPIEPDYLSRSAYARLDDRKERDEERERDRRRDREKERERERERERERERERERKRERERERERERERDKESKRVSETRRERTPPRISRDRGGSSSTKPDKSLRRESPHVEASHRRRSPEKRRDYVCKVYSSSLVDAERDYLSIDKRYPRLFTSPECSKVIVNWSRDNLKISLNVPVSFEHDFVQDDTETQHNEASIATKMDVPSKSEHGSIRWNAKLVLMSGLSRNALEELSSDRDYDDRIPHFCNMLRFACLKNGNSLIPIGGLWEPSDGNDPSVDKSSLVQTAIRHAKDITGLDLKNCKHWNPFLEIHYDRVGKDGLFSHKEVTILYIPELSDCLPSVDEWRDQWLAHKKVVAERECLRALKKEKSQDKKEELKDKESVKTKVVKKDVKPVKKKVSAPSASKVNENSKAKVKDSGKEVGESNAEIEKKDESNNSGKKDQVEVAAVQKTGSGKKKIIRKVVKKKVVVGKDKPEKAAEQSDALDSKVVVDTSIAENASKQTDALDSNMVVETTGNTSTNTEAAGQKEESTGDPPSNAKTSTKKKVFIRKVPVKKVVKKEEEGTQSEVTPAKEPETSENKPKNADTGSAGKKTTVKKKIIKRVMKRKVVTKNANNKDKVTDDAAVTIGEQSVVSGNQEPEVKLEVNEPASKSEAPSVMVTEQSKDGGILDEVENKGETNSKKEDTKSKVDGGSSSKTKTNNGNNEKLKDGEKSLEGKMKKEKIVKDEPKGKEVKDKKKDGEIPRHPGLIIQTKENNDSKLRSLSLSLDSLLGYDDNDIEESTFELSLFAETFYEMLQYQMGSRILAFLQKLRLKFVAKRNQKKRQLEESADKEKKKTPAKRSKTDDSKVENKSVKTESVEETKPEDDKTIAKVESMIIENVENTKEEDDEDPEEDPEEDPEEDPAEDAEMTDANPKDTGNEEQVKVEKMDIDNKSKSVKEEVKVEEANAKETVNSTLKSEDADKKEKRKEKTNKVEIKKKENIDKELLQAFRFFDRNRVGHVRVEDMRLIIHNLGKFLSHRDAKDLVQSALLESNTGRDDRILYNKLVKMEI, translated from the exons ATGTACCCTTCAAGAGGGAACCATAGTTATGGtcaacaacagcaacaacagCAGCAACAGCAGCCATACTCTGCCCAATCTGCTTATGCTCAAAAT CTGGGGCCTGATGGTGGGGACTCTCAGATGTCCATGTCTTCACGTCGCGCAGCCATTTTAGCTGCTCAACCATCTGCTGGAAATCATTATGGTGGTCAATATTCTTCTGTGTATGGGTCAATGGGACTTAGCAGTTCTCTACAG GCTTCTGGTGCTGGTTCAAAAGGATCTGGATCATCTGCCTTAGAAGCTCGAAGCGGATATGGTTCAGCTATGCAAGAGTCACGAAAATATGCTTCTGGGGATTACTCTGTGGTTAGTCAAAAGTATGGTCAAAAGGGGGAGCTTTCTGATTTTCCGCCAGGGGATAGACGCCAATATGTTGAACGTGCTGATGTTAACATTGTTCGAGATTCACTTAACGAGCCTGCAACTCGGTTTGCTGATTCGATTGGTTAtggacatcatcatcatcag GCTGACATGTATGATCGATTGGATTCTGCATCAGCACTTCGGAAAGAATTGTTACAGGCCCAGGCACTCCAACCTGCTTCTATTGAAGGGAGTTCTAG ACAATCTGATTATCTAGCAGCTCGGATGGCTACTGTTCGTCATGCGGGTCAAGAACTTTTACCTTACAGTGGGAGACTCGATACGGATCCAAATACTCTTTCAATGATAAGTGGTCTATCACATCGTGCACAACATGCTCCGTCAATACTAGGGGCGGCCCCAAGGATAGAAATGGATGATCTTGTGTATACTCATACTTCTGCAAATCCTGGTTATGGAGTTAGCCTGCCACCAGGTAGGGATTACGGTTCAGGAAAGGGTCTTCGTAGTACGCCAATCGAGCCCGATTATCTTTCACGTTCTGCTTATGCAAGGCTTGATGATCGTaaagaacgagatgaagaacgTGAAAGAGATCGGCGTAGAGATAGAGAGAAAGAACGGGAACGGGAACGGGAGCGTGAAAGGGAACGCGAACGGGAAAGAGAACGTAAGAGGGAACGTGAACGTGAAAGAGAACGTGAACGGGAAAGAGATAAGGAGAGCAAACGTGTTAGTGAAACAAGGCGTGAACGCACCCCTCCAAGAATATCTAGGGACCGAGGTGGCTCATCATCAACAAAGCCTGACAAATCATTGAGACGGGAATCACCACATGTCGAAGCTTCACATAG GCGTCGTTCACCCGAAAAACGAAGAGATTATGTCTGCAAG GTTTATTCTTCCAGCCTAGTAGATGCAGAGAGGGACTATTTGTCTATTGATAAGCGGTATCCTAGGCTATTTACTTCACCAGAATGTTCCAAG GTGATTGTTAATTGGTCAAGGGACAACCTTAAAATATCGTTGAATGTTCCTGTGAG TTTTGAGCATGATTTCGTTCAAGATGATACTGAAACGCAGCATAACGAGGCATCCATTGCAACTAAGATGGATGTTCCTTCAAAATCAGAACATGGAAGTATTCGGTGGAATGCAAAG TTGGTATTAATGAGTGGCCTTAGCCGAAATGCTCTAGAGGAGCTATCATCTGATAGAGATTATGATGACCGGATTCCCCACTTTTGCAATATGCTAAGGTTTGCTTGTCTTAAAAATGGGAATTCTTTAATTCCCATTGGAGGATTGTGGGAACCTTCGGATGGCAATGATCCTTCAGTAGACAAGTCATCTCTGGTTCAGACAGCTATTAG GCATGCTAAAGATATCACAGGACTTGATTTGAAGAATTGCAAACATTGGAATCCTTTTCTAGAG ATTCACTATGACCGAGTGGGGAAAGACGGACTTTTTAGCCATAAAGAGGTCACGATACTCTATATTCCCGAGCTATCAGATTGTTTACCTTCAGTAGATGAATGGAGGGATCAGTGGCTTGCTCACAAGAAAGTTGTTGCTGAGCGAGAGTGTCTGCGTGCTCTTAAAAAAGAg AAATCTCAAGACAAGAAGGAAGAATTGaaag ATAAGGAATCCGTGAAAACAAAAGTTGTGAAGAAGGATGTGAAACCAGTTAAAAAGAAAGTGTCTGCACCCTCGGCATCAAAAGTCAATGAAAATTCAAAAGCGAAAGTGAAGGATTCCGGAAAAGAGGTAGGTGAAAGCAATGCAGAAATAGAGAAGAAAGATGAAAGCAATAATTCTGGGAAAAAGGATCAGGTAGAAGTTGCTGCTGTTCAAAAGACTGGTAGTGGAAAAAAGAAGATTATAAGAAAAGTAGTGAAAAAGAAGGTTGTCGTAGGGAAAGATAAACCTGAAAAGGCAGCCGAACAAAGTGATGCATTAGATTCTAAGGTGGTTGTTGACACAAGTATAGCGGAAAATGCATCTAAACAAACTGATGCATTAGATTCTAATATGGTGGTAGAGACCACTGGTAATACTTCTACCAACACAGAGGCAGCTGGTCAAAAAGAAGAGTCAACTGGTGATCCTCCTTCCAATGCTAAGACTTCTacaaaaaagaaagtttttatTAGAAAGGTTCCTGTCAAGAAAGTTGTAAAGAAAGAAGAGGAAGGGACACAATCTGAGGTGACACCTGCTAAAGAGCCAGAGACTTCTGAAAATAAACCAAAGAATGCAGATACTGGTAGTGCTGGTAAAAAGACAAccgttaagaaaaaaataattaaaagggttATGAAGAGAAAGGTTGTAACTAAGAATGCCAACAATAAGGATAAAGTAACAGACGATGCAGCAGTGACTATCGGGGAGCAAAGTGTAGTCTCTGGCAACCAGGAACCTGAAGTCAAATTAGAAGTCAACGAACCAGCCTCAAAGTCAGAGGCTCCAAGTGTGATGGTCACTGAGCAGAGCAAGGATGGGGGTATTTTAGATGAAGTTGAAAATAAAGGTGAAACCAATAGTAAAAAGGAAGATACTAAAAGTAAAGTGGATGGTGGTTCTTCGTCTAAAACAAAGACCAATAATggaaataatgaaaaattaaaagatggtGAGAAATCGTTAGAAGggaaaatgaaaaaggaaaagattgtTAAAGATGAACCCAAGGGTAAGGAGGTCAAAGATAAGAAGAAGGATGGGGAGATTCCTCGGCATCCTGGATTGATTATCCAAACAAAAGAGAACAACGATTCTAAA TTGCGCTCATTGTCACTTTCACTGGATTCCCTCTTGGgttatgatgataatgatattgAAGAATCAACATTTGAG TTATCATTGTTTGCTGAAACATTTTATGAAATGCTTCAATATCAAATGGGTTCTCGGATCTTAGCATTTCTCCAG AAATTGCGACTTAAGTTTGTGgctaaaagaaatcaaaagaagaGACAGTTGGAAGAGAGCGCTgataaggaaaaaaagaaaacaccTGCTAAGCGTTCGAAGACTGACGATTCCAAAGTGGAAAACAAATCAGTTAAAACTGAATCAGTTGAAGAAACAAAGCCCGAGGATGATAAAACTATTGCCAAGGTGGAAAGCATGATTATTGAGAATGTAGAAAACACGAAGGAAGAAGATGACGAAGATCCAGAGGAAGATCCTGAAGAAGATCCTGAGGAAGATCCAGCAGAAGATGCAGAAATGACTGATGCAAACCCTAAAGACACAGGGAATGAG GAGCAGGTTAAGGTTGAGAAAATGGACATAGATAACAAGTCAAAAAGTGTGAAAGAAGAGGTGAAAGTTGAGGAGGCGAATGCTAAAGAAACTGTGAATTCTACTCTCAAGTCTGAAGATgcagataaaaaagaaaagaggaagGAAAAGACAAATAAAGTGgagataaaaaagaaagagaacatTGACAAGGAGCTTTTGCAG GCTTTTAGGTTTTTTGACCGGAATCGTGTTGGTCACGTGAGG GTTGAAGATATGCGGCTGATCATCCATAATTTGGGGAAATTCTTGTCCCACAGGGATGCCAAG GATCTGGTTCAAAGTGCATTGCTAGAAAGCAACACTGGGAGGGATGACCGCATTTTGTATAATAAGCTCGTGAAAATGGAAATCTGA
- the LOC122579994 gene encoding uncharacterized protein LOC122579994 isoform X1: MGSGFHNQQLSGLNPHIVCFQSSVRDSKSDMIKIGGDYSTSSTSSTGFTGIGNSCDSIVVDSGTIESRNHHRGGLAVEWSVEEQHKLEQAYQKYADEPGIIRYVKIAATLRNKTVRDVALRCQWMTRKRRKHEDLNLWKKSMDKKDKPVESSLTPGVSSVSTINVIPFSVSVNHQVRGGGINIDALQDSIRQLLQQNNQVLGQISTNICALKLQDNISLFSQTKNNITAILNDMRCLPGSPLPVSLNEDLANRILSFKSQTMMFPSSRMNMKKEPGSW, from the exons ATGGGTTCTGGGTTTCATAACCAACAATTATCTGGGCTGAACCCACATATTGTTTGTTTTCAATCTAGTGTTAGAGATAGTAAATCTGATATGATTAAAATTGGGGGTGATTATAGTACTAGTAGTACTAGCTCAACTGGTTTCACAGGAATTGGGAATTCTTGTGATTCTATCGTTGTCGATTCGGGCACTATCGAATCGAGAAACCACCATCGAGGAGGTTTGGCTGTTGAATGGTCTGTTGAAGAACAACATAAGCTTGAACAAGCATATCAAaa ATATGCTGATGAACCTGGTATCATAAGGTATGTGAAGATTGCAGCCACATTGCGTAATAAAACTGTTCGTGATGTTGCACTTCGTTGTCAGTGGATGACG CGAAAACGAAGGAAACACGAGGACTTGAATTTGTGGAAGAAGTCAATGGATAAGAAG GATAAACCCGTGGAATCATCCTTAACACCAGGTGTATCATCAGTTTCAACTATTAATGTGATTCCGTTTTCAGTTTCCGTGAATCATCAAGTCCGGGGTGGTGGTATTAATATTGATG CATTACAAGACTCAATAAGGCAACTGTTGCAACAGAACAACCAAGTTCTTGGCCAGATTTCAACTAATATTTGTGCACTAAAG CTGCAGGATAACATCAGCCTCTTTAGTCAGACAAAGAACAATATAACTGCCATCTTAAATGA TATGAGATGCTTGCCTGGGTCGCCACTGCCAGTATCACTAAATGAGGATCTTGCTAATAGGATTCTGTCCTTCAAAAGTcag ACAATGATGTTCCCATCAAGTAGAATGAATATGAAAAAAGAACCAGGGAGTTGGTGA
- the LOC122579994 gene encoding uncharacterized protein LOC122579994 isoform X2, with translation MGSGFHNQQLSGLNPHIVCFQSSVRDSKSDMIKIGGDYSTSSTSSTGFTGIGNSCDSIVVDSGTIESRNHHRGGLAVEWSVEEQHKLEQAYQKYADEPGIIRYVKIAATLRNKTVRDVALRCQWMTRKRRKHEDLNLWKKSMDKKDKPVESSLTPGVSSVSTINVIPFSVSVNHQVRGGGINIDALQDSIRQLLQQNNQVLGQISTNICALKLQDNISLFSQTKNNITAILNDMRCLPGSPLPVSLNEDLANRILSFKSQLSMNH, from the exons ATGGGTTCTGGGTTTCATAACCAACAATTATCTGGGCTGAACCCACATATTGTTTGTTTTCAATCTAGTGTTAGAGATAGTAAATCTGATATGATTAAAATTGGGGGTGATTATAGTACTAGTAGTACTAGCTCAACTGGTTTCACAGGAATTGGGAATTCTTGTGATTCTATCGTTGTCGATTCGGGCACTATCGAATCGAGAAACCACCATCGAGGAGGTTTGGCTGTTGAATGGTCTGTTGAAGAACAACATAAGCTTGAACAAGCATATCAAaa ATATGCTGATGAACCTGGTATCATAAGGTATGTGAAGATTGCAGCCACATTGCGTAATAAAACTGTTCGTGATGTTGCACTTCGTTGTCAGTGGATGACG CGAAAACGAAGGAAACACGAGGACTTGAATTTGTGGAAGAAGTCAATGGATAAGAAG GATAAACCCGTGGAATCATCCTTAACACCAGGTGTATCATCAGTTTCAACTATTAATGTGATTCCGTTTTCAGTTTCCGTGAATCATCAAGTCCGGGGTGGTGGTATTAATATTGATG CATTACAAGACTCAATAAGGCAACTGTTGCAACAGAACAACCAAGTTCTTGGCCAGATTTCAACTAATATTTGTGCACTAAAG CTGCAGGATAACATCAGCCTCTTTAGTCAGACAAAGAACAATATAACTGCCATCTTAAATGA TATGAGATGCTTGCCTGGGTCGCCACTGCCAGTATCACTAAATGAGGATCTTGCTAATAGGATTCTGTCCTTCAAAAGTcag TTATCTATGAATCACTGA
- the LOC122580014 gene encoding inactive leucine-rich repeat receptor-like serine/threonine-protein kinase At1g60630, translating to MLSKATYFLLFSIFSQCVLASDRETLLSLKTSIDPSNSLRWKGNDFCKWEGVKQCLKNKLSKLVLESKNLSGTLDPNVLNQLDQIRVLSFKNNSISGQIPNLFNLTNLKSLYLSYNNFSGEFPVSLTTLHRLKTIVLSGNQLSGNIPNSILNLQRLHIFYLDDNKFAGIIPPFNQTSLKYLNLSENQLTGVIPATGTLLRFNSTSFSGNVDLCGESFHLSCGVSPVTGSPAPAITPMAGKYYHRRRVTKIITIIAGFVGGFSLLCVVITLFVLILKNGVKKNKISVAGEKVSTAKSAVVDGGAGTRDGFSPGGGGGDDGTGVLVFTGGGGAAEMSYRLDDLLKASAETLGRGTVGSTYKAVMETGFIVTVKRLIDATWTNKDEFCRHVEVIGRLRHKNLVPIRAYLMARGERLVVYDYFPNGSLFTLIHGSKTSGRGKPLHWTSCLKIAEDLASGLLHIHQKPGLAHGNIKSSNVLLGSDFESCFTDYGLIKFKNPNSIEESSDVSLFYRAPECRDFQQPVSQKADVYSFGVLLLELLTGKTPSQDLVLDHGADLPTWVKSIREEESESGGEPVSSGKLAALLSIALACVSMIPENRPVMQEVLRMIKETRMEQPHVSSNSSDHSPGRWSDTVQSVPRDDHLSI from the exons ATGTTATCCAAAGCTACTTACTTCCTTCTATTTTCTATATTCTCACAATGTGTATTAGCTAGTGACAGAGAAACACTTTTGAGCTTAAAAACATCGATCGACCCATCGAATTCGTTACGATGGAAAGGAAATGATTTTTGCAAATGGGAAGGTGTTAAACAATGCTTGAAAAACAAATTAtcaaaacttgttcttgaaagtAAAAACTTAAGTGGCACATTGGATCCTAATGTACTAAACCAATTGGATCAAATTCGAGTCTTGAGCTTCAAAAATAACTCGATTTCGGGTCAAATTCCTAATCTTTTCAACTTAACCAATCTTAAATCACTCTATCTTTCTTACAACAACTTTTCGGGTGAGTTTCCGGTGTCTCTTACAACCCTTCACCGCCTCAAAACCATCGTTCTCTCCGGTAACCAACTTTCCGGCAACATTCCAAATTCAATACTCAATCTACAAAGATTACATATTTTTTACTTGGATGACAATAAGTTCGCCGGAATTATCCCACCCTTTAACCAAACAAGCTTGAAATACTTAAACTTGTCGGAAAACCAACTTACCGGTGTAATTCCGGCCACCGGAACTTTATTAAGGTTCAACTCAacttcattttcaggtaatgttGACTTATGCGGTGAAAGCTTCCATCTTTCATGTGGGGTTTCTCCGGTGACCGGATCGCCAGCTCCTGCTATAACTCCGATGGCCGGAAAATACTACCACCGGCGCCGGGTAACCAAGATTATAACAATAATAGCTGGTTTCGTTGGTGGTTTTTCATTATTATGTGTTGTAATCACATTATTTGTACTAATCTTGAAAAATGGAgtgaaaaagaataaaatttcAGTCGCCGGAGAAAAAGTAAGTACGGCGAAGTCAGCGGTGGTTGACGGCGGCGCCGGAACCAGAGATGGGTTTTCACcgggaggtggtggtggtgatgatgggaCGGGGGTGTTGGTGTTTACCGGCGGTGGAGGTGCGGCGGAGATGAGTTACAGGTTGGATGATTTATTGAAAGCTTCAGCTGAGACACTTGGCAGAGGTACAGTGGGGAGTACATACAAGGCTGTGATGGAAACTGGGTTTATAGTTACGGTGAAAAGGCTGATAGATGCCACGTGGACGAATAAAGATGAGTTTTGTAGACACGTGGAGGTCATCGGTAGGTTGAGGCACAAGAATTTGGTGCCAATCAGGGCTTATTTGATGGCTAGAGGGGAAAGGTTGGTGGTGTATGATTATTTCCCAAATGGCAGCCTTTTTACACTTATTCATG GATCCAAGACATCGGGTCGTGGCAAACCGCTTCACTGGACTTCTTGCCTGAAAATCGCGGAGGATTTAGCTAGTGGACTTCTCCATATCCACCAAAAACCTGGCCTCGCCCATGGTAATATAAAGTCATCCAACGTTCTTTTGGGATCCGATTTTGAGTCTTGTTTCACTGATTACGggctcatcaagttcaaaaaCCCAAACTCTATTGAAGAATCAAGTGATGTCTCTCTCTTTTACCGTGCCCCAGAATGCCGTGACTTCCAACAGCCAGTCTCTCAGAAAGCTGATGTCTACAGTTTTGGTGTTCTACTCTTGGAGCTCCTAACTGGGAAAACTCCGTCTCAAGACCTTGTTTTGGACCACGGTGCAGACCTCCCTACCTGGGTCAAGTCCATAAGGGAAGAAGAAAGCGAGTCTGGTGGTGAACCTGTGTCTTCTGGGAAACTTGCTGCTCTGCTGAGCATTGCATTGGCTTGTGTATCGATGATTCCTGAGAATAGACCTGTGATGCAGGAGGTGTTGAGGATGATCAAGGAAACGAGAATGGAACAACCTCATGTCTCTTCTAATAGCAGTGATCATTCACCGGGAAGATGGTCGGATACAGTTCAAAGCGTGCCAAGAGACGACCACTTAAGCATATGA